A window from Betta splendens chromosome 1, fBetSpl5.4, whole genome shotgun sequence encodes these proteins:
- the LOC114855290 gene encoding meiosis regulator and mRNA stability factor 1 isoform X5 yields MMEGLGEERSTCSSRPFPWLSPPKTEASGLLWKFKDCFSTSETPTPHRTDKQNSYMESRKAVLELRDVPPPPPHHTTSQSSQPFSLATLPLLPPCLPPQLTQDTHQQQLPQQQEGSRPKVSICTHCDYCSRDGYGLLGGGDVVGRRNSVAGVVSLYVAQGSPGAPVVSSNSINKSGPCSVATSHNHHKLNLNSGNEATNPLLRCQPHLPAAIATCQPVSSHSYLPCCLGLHTCPAISLPCSQANLFASSVPLASSPPVSSLSGNLHGTCLASSGCYSYGVCSPSAIRRSQRGTLGDHTTTTTVTTTTTSAHFCSNPLHLNVERTVLVKGAHYCKECLLKPINDLSSESDKMWPSAPIPQTVSLPVPICNGCGTSSDGMQLMPLTGLGNVGQKYGSPENNGPENIPPVGVFWDIENCSVPSGRSAGAVVQRIRSHFFQGHREAEFICVCDISKESKAVIQELNNCQVTVAHINATAKNAADDKLRQSLRRFAETHTAPATVVLVSSDVNFASELSDLRHRHGFQVVLVHGSHTSPALLQHAHRHVAFQEITADLPPRTLVKSQELAGLESKPRTDFHPLDEVRAASSSPHSNGEMGTLEQVKKPSIAGESLYRRRREGSSPRRVSESPVEKREGNSGEFQISTPSAFSKLTLHRSFSPLVLSQGSWSSRSASPCLSSRSSPLLAVPRSPCPEGSYEQFIDGAEIQVANLDYRMSRKDLQQTLHDTFSRYGRVKAVELSPHTDYQLKAIIQMLSLQQAISAVSGLHRYKIGGKRIQVSLITGSSNKSLTMLSTEIRSILQDAPANCLPLFKFTEIYEKKYSRKLSTGDLYRLPEVVAVREQGGSRLVCLLPSSLIRQSPLGSSQSQEGSSSASGSPVVFEELEYHEPVCRQHYAQQDFSEADFDPDSCKIPFTVMSLSTLTSDVHSLLHSHEGTLPLLSFPDCYAAKFRPLQLGNETLEGGVPLEHLITCVPSITIVTAQNGFKIIKWIHNKPPAPNTEPWIQRCKSPVGNPQLIQFSREIIDLLKSQPSCIMPISKFIPSYHHHFAKQCRVSDYGYSKLMELLEAVPHVLQILGMGTKRLLTLTHRAQVKRFTQDLLKLLKFQASKQVSINDFMQAYHWCFSRDWRVIDYGICDLMDLLTEIPDTTITITQQDTDTVISVPKRERTVDEMERTKQFGKEVVDLLRHQPHCRMPFSKFIPTYHHHFGRQCKLSYYGFTKLIELFEAIPDVLMVLECGEEKMLTLTEVERIKALAAQLVKLLRGQKNSSLPVSQLLTEYSKTFGYGLRLQDYDAGSLPALLTKLCHVVKVVDGSEGREVQLINRKSLRSLTSQLLAILMSQDEDLVINGLKVEELSQYYSTVHGVQLNPCEYGFLSLSELLKSLPYLVELYNRESDENGKAGSTASGQVEGWVRLTRLYQFARNIRALLHTYHYNQIFLTEFQGAYNKFTGCSLEPRSYGYASTDELLSAIPQVVWIKGHGHKRIIVLKNDMKARASSSVTNSPQPGENAESPRDSPINTSGAQSPSNKVASESELLCLSSPVDLLCGPVPSCLPSPQLHPDPVLLQQTDLIHFEEKTSPPTDDDEPASAAASGTDCACDPPKQSCSTDDLTGTKSQPATLTKTPLSVDNPSRRASRSRIKLAANFSFTAGV; encoded by the exons ATGATGGAAGGACTGGGAGAGGAGAGATCCACATGCAGCTCTAGACCCTTCCCATGGCTCAGTCCCCCCAAAACAGAGGCCTCAGGCCTACTGTGGAAATTTAAAGACTGCTTTTCCaccagtgaaacccccaccccTCATCGCACAGATAAACAA AACAGTTACATGGAAAGCAGAAAGGCCGTGCTGGAATTAAGAGatgttcctcctccacccccacaccaTACCACCTCGCAGTCATCCCAACCCTTCTCTTTGGCCACTCTCCCTTTGCTTCCTCCCTGCTTGCCTCCACAGCTTACACAAGACACccaccaacaacaactaccacagcAGCAAGAGGGGTCTAGACCCAAAGTAAGCATTTGCACTCACTGTGATTACTGCAGCAGAGATGGCTATGGACTATTGGGTGGTGGAGATGTTGTTGGTAGACGTAACAGCGTTGCTGGTGTTGTCTCACTTTATGTGGCCCAAGGCTCTCCAGGAGCCCCTGTCGTCAGCAGTAACAGTATTAACAAGTCTGGGCCTTGCTCTGTGGCCACATCTCATAACCATCATAAGCTTAACCTGAACAGTGGAAATGAAGCCACAAATCCTTTGCTCAGATGCCAACCTCATCTGCCTGCTGCTATTGCTACCTGTCAGCCTGTGTCCTCACACTCCTACCTCCCCTGCTGTTTAGGGCTTCATACTTGCCCAGCTATATCCCTTCCATGCAGTCAGGCCAACCTGTTTGCCTCCTCAGTCCCTCTagcttcatctcctcctgtttcttctcTATCTGGCAATTTGCATGGCACTTGTTTGGCCTCTTCTGGCTGCTACAGCTATGGTGTTTGCAGTCCATCAGCCATCAGAAGATCGCAGAGAGGCACACTTGGTGatcacaccaccaccaccaccgtcaCTACTACAACCACCTCAGCACACTTCTGTTCTAATCCTTTGCATCTAAATGTAGAACGCACGGTTTTGGTGAAGGGTGCACACTACTGCAAGGAGTGCTTATTAAAG CCCATAAATGATCTTTCATCAGAGTCAGACAAGATGTGGCCTAGTGCTCCTATTCCCCAGACtgtttctcttcctgtccctaTTTGTAATGGCTGCGGCACTTCTTCAGATGGTATGCAGCTCATGCCATTGACCGGCCTTGGCAATGTTGGTCAGAAGTATG GATCTCCAGAGAACAATGGTCCTGAGAACATCCCTCCAGTGGGCGTCTTCTGGGACATTGAGAACTGTAGTGTTCCCAGTGGGCGTTCTGCTGGAGCTGTGGTCCAGCGTATTCGTAGCCATTTCTTTCAAGGTCATCGTGAGGCAGAAttcatttgtgtctgtgatATCAGCAAGGAAAGCAAAGCCGTCATCCAAGAGCTCAATAACTGCCAG GTTACTGTTGCACATATCAACGCCACAGCCAAGAATGCGGCTGATGACAAGCTTCGTCAGAGCTTACGCCGCTTTGCCGAGACCCACACTGCACCTGCAACTGTTGTGCTAGTATCCT CGGATGTGAACTTTGCAAGTGAGTTGAGCGACTTGCGTCATCGCCATGGTTTCCAAGTAGTTCTGGTCCATGGCAGCCATACATCTCCAGCCCTGTTGCAGCATGCCCATCGCCATGTGGCTTTTCAGGAGATTACAGCTGATCTGCCACCACGAACTCTTGTCAAGTCACAG GAGCTGGCTGGTTTGGAGAGCAAGCCTAGAACAGACTTTCACCCTTTGGATGAAGTACGTGCAGCTTCCTCTTCCCCCCACAGTAATGGTGAAATGGGAACCTTGGAGCAAGTTAAAAAGCCTAGTATCGCTGGAGAATCCCTGTACAGGAGAAG AAGAGAAGGCTCTAGTCCTCGTCGAGTGTCAGAGTCCCCTGTAGAAAAAAGGGAAGGAAACTCGGGGGAGTTCCAGATTAGCACACCCTCAGCCTTCAGCAAATTAACCCTGCACAGGAGCTTCAGTCCGCTTGTCCTTTCCCAGGGCTCCTGGTCCTCCAG GAGTGCATCCCCCTGCCTGTCTAGCCGCTCCTCACCACTGCTGGCTGTACCCCGTAGCCCTTGCCCTGAAGGTTCTTATGAGCAATTCATTGATGGGGCAGAGATTCAGGTGGCCAACCTGGACTATCGTATGTCCCGCAAAGATCTCCAGCAAACTCTGCACGACACCTTTTCTAGATATGGACGG GTCAAAGCTGTAGAGCTTAGCCCCCACACAGACTATCAGTTGAAGGCCATTATTCAGATGTTGTCACTACAACAGGCCATCAGTGCTGTCAGCGGCCTACATCGTTATAAGATCGGAGGAAAACGCATTCAGGTGTCGCTGATCACTGGTAGCAGCAATAAATCCCTCACCATGCTCAG CACTGAGATCAGAAGCATTCTCCAAGATGCACCTGCCAATTGTCTTCCTCTATTCAAGTTCACAGAGATCTATGAGAAAAA ATATTCCCGCAAGCTTTCAACTGGGGACCTCTACAGACTACCGGAGGTGGTTGCGGTAAGGGAACAGGGAGGCTCGAGGCTTGTGTGCCTTCTGCCCAGCAGCCTAATCCGCCAGAGTCCACTGGGGTCTTCACAGTCCCAGGAGGGCTCCTCCTCAGCAAGTGGAAGCCCTGTGGTGTTTGAAGAGCTCGAGTATCATGAACCTGTCTGCAGACAACACTATGCACAGCAGGACTTTAG tgagGCTGACTTTGACCCAGACTCCTGCAAAATTCCGTTTACTGTGATGTCTCTGAGCACTTTGACCTCTGATGTCCACAGTTTACTGCATTCACATGAGGGTACCCTTCCATTGCTTAG ttttcctGACTGCTATGCTGCAAAATTCAGGCCACTGCAACTTGGCAATGAAACACTGGAGGGTGGTGTTCCCCTGGAGCACCTCATTACCTGTGTTCCCAGTATCACAATAGTAACAGCTCAGAATGGGTTCAAAATCATCAAGTGGATACACAACAAACCTCCAGCACCAAATACTG AGCCATGGATTCAGCGCTGCAAGAGTCCCGTTGGTAATCCACAGCTCATCCAATTTAGCCGAGAGATTATTGATCTGTTGAAGAGTCAGCCATCATGCATCATGCCCATCAGCAAGTTCATACCCTCATACCATCATCACTTTGCCAAGCAGTGCCGTGTCTCAGACTATGGCTACTCCAAACTGATGGAGCTTCTGGAGGCTGTGCCACATGTCCTGCAG ATCCTTGGTATGGGTACCAAACGTCTCTTGACTCTGACCCATCGTGCTCAGGTGAAGCGCTTCACACAAGACCTGCTAAAACTGCTTAAGTTTCAGGCCAGCAAACAAGTGTCAATCAACGACTTCATGCAAGCTTACCACTG GTGCTTCTCTAGAGACTGGAGGGTGATAGACTACGGGATATGTGACCTAATGGACCTGCTGACTGAGATCCCTGACACTACCATTACCATCACACAGCAAGATACAGACACAGTGATTTCTGTACCAAAGAGAG AGCGGACAGTTGATGAAATGGAGCGCACAAAGCAGTTTgggaaggaggtggtggactTGCTACGTCACCAACCTCACTGCCGAATGCCCTTCAGTAAGTTCATCCCCACCTACCACCACCACTTTGGTCGCCAGTGCAAGCTCAGCTACTACGGGTTCACGAAgctcattgagctgtttgaagcaaTCCCTGATGTGCTGATG GTATTGGAGTGTggggaggagaaaatgttgACTCTTACTGAAGTGGAGCGCATCAAGGCTCTGGCAGCTCAGCTGGTCAAGCTGCTTCGGGGTCAAAAAAACTCGAGCCTTCCAGTCAGCCAGCTGCTCACGGAGTACAGCAAAACCTTCGGTTATGGCTTACGCCTGCAGGACTATGATGCCGGCTCCCTGCCAGCTCTACTAACCAAACTTTGCCATGTTGTTAAG GTGGTGGATGGCTCAGAGGGTCGTGAAGTGCAGTTGATAAACAGGAAGTCTCTACGCTCCCTCACCTCACAGCTACTGGCCATACTCATGTCTCAAGACGAAGACCTGGTCATCAATGgcctgaaggtggaggagctcagCCAATATTATTCGACTGTCCACGGAGTTCAACTCAACCCTTGTGAATATGGGTTTCTCTCCCTTAGTGAGTTACTTAAGAGCCTGCCCTACCTCGTTGAG CTATACAACCGGGAAAGTGATGAAAATGGAAAAGCTGGCAGCACTGCTAGTGGTCAAGTTGAAGGTTGGGTGAGGTTGACAAGGCTTTACCAGTTTGCCCGTAACATACGTGCCCTGCTCCACACTTACCATTACAACCAGATCTTCCTGACTGAGTTCCAGGGGGCTTACAACAAATTTACAGGCTGCAGCCTTGAACCTCGCTCCTATGGATATGCCAGCACTGACGAGCTACTCAGTGCTATTCCACAG GTGGTCTGGATCAAAGGACATGGTCACAAGAGGATTATCGTTTTGAAGAACGATATGAAAG